One segment of Tumebacillus sp. BK434 DNA contains the following:
- the ssb gene encoding single-stranded DNA-binding protein, with translation MLNRIILIGRLTADPELRYTPSGTAVAQFTLAVDRQRSNQNGERETDFINIVVWQKLGELCAQYLRKGRLAAVDGRLQIRSYENKEGQKVRVAEVVADNVRFLERADMGNGGDAMNQGGGGYGGGNQGGYGGGNQGGYGGGNQGGYGGGNQGGYGGGNQGGYGGGNQGGYGGGNQGGYGGGNQGGYGGGNQGGGNQGGRRDEDPFSDDGKPIDISDDDLPF, from the coding sequence ATGTTGAACCGCATCATCTTGATCGGCCGTCTGACCGCCGACCCGGAATTGCGCTACACACCGTCCGGCACAGCAGTCGCACAGTTCACCTTGGCGGTCGACCGCCAGCGTTCGAACCAAAACGGCGAGCGTGAAACGGACTTCATCAACATCGTCGTCTGGCAAAAGCTTGGCGAGCTGTGCGCGCAATACTTGCGCAAAGGCCGTCTGGCAGCGGTTGATGGTCGTCTGCAAATCCGCTCCTACGAAAACAAAGAAGGCCAAAAAGTCCGCGTCGCCGAAGTTGTGGCCGACAACGTCCGCTTCCTCGAGCGCGCCGACATGGGCAACGGCGGCGACGCTATGAACCAAGGCGGTGGCGGCTATGGAGGCGGCAACCAAGGCGGTTACGGCGGCGGCAACCAAGGCGGCTACGGTGGTGGCAACCAAGGCGGCTACGGCGGGGGCAACCAAGGCGGCTACGGCGGGGGCAATCAGGGTGGCTACGGTGGTGGCAACCAAGGCGGTTACGGTGGTGGCAACCAAGGCGGCTACGGCGGTGGCAACCAAGGCGGCTATGGCGGTGGCAACCAAGGCGGCGGCAACCAAGGTGGACGCCGCGACGAAGACCCGTTCTCCGATGATGGCAAGCCGATCGATATTTCCGATGATGATCTGCCGTTTTAA
- the rpsF gene encoding 30S ribosomal protein S6: protein MRQYETMYVLRPELDPDARSALVTKFQHVVTQNGGRITQLQEIGKRRLAYEIEGAREGDYVLMQYEGSTMLVKELERTFKITDGVMRYLTVRIG from the coding sequence ATGAGACAGTATGAGACGATGTACGTCTTGCGCCCTGAGCTCGACCCGGACGCGCGAAGTGCGCTGGTCACCAAGTTCCAACACGTTGTCACGCAGAACGGTGGCAGGATCACCCAATTGCAAGAAATCGGCAAACGCCGACTCGCTTACGAAATCGAAGGTGCCCGAGAAGGCGATTACGTGCTCATGCAATACGAAGGGAGCACTATGCTTGTGAAAGAGCTCGAGCGGACGTTTAAGATCACCGATGGTGTCATGCGTTATCTCACCGTCCGCATCGGGTAA
- the ychF gene encoding redox-regulated ATPase YchF has product MALSVGIVGLPNVGKSTLFNAITKAGAEAANYPFCTIDPNVGVVEVPDERLQKLTEIVVPNRVVPTAFEFVDIAGLVEGASRGEGLGNKFLGHIREVNAIAHVVRCFEDSNITHVSGGVNPLSDIETINLELIFADMESVDKRLDRSKKGAKSGDKKVQEEVAVLNRLKEALENGKAARSVELSDEERLIVRDLHLLTIKPMLYVANVAEDEVANTEENDLVKKVREFATGEGAEVVVISAKVESEIAELEGEDKQMFLEELGLQESGLDRLIKSAYKLLGLITYFTAGVQEVRAWTITRGTKAPGAAGVIHTDFEKGFIRAETVAYDDLVHYGSMNAAKEAGKVRLEGKEYVVNDGDVMHFRFNV; this is encoded by the coding sequence ATGGCTTTGTCTGTTGGTATTGTAGGATTGCCGAACGTCGGCAAATCAACTCTTTTTAACGCGATTACAAAAGCGGGCGCCGAAGCGGCAAACTACCCGTTTTGTACGATTGACCCGAACGTTGGTGTGGTCGAAGTGCCGGACGAACGTTTGCAAAAATTGACGGAAATCGTCGTTCCGAACCGAGTCGTGCCGACCGCATTTGAATTTGTAGATATCGCGGGCCTGGTCGAAGGCGCTTCCCGAGGCGAAGGTCTCGGCAACAAATTCCTCGGCCACATCCGTGAAGTGAACGCGATCGCGCATGTCGTCCGCTGCTTCGAAGACTCCAACATCACGCACGTCTCCGGCGGCGTGAACCCGTTGTCCGATATCGAAACGATCAACCTGGAACTGATCTTCGCCGATATGGAGTCGGTGGACAAGCGTCTCGATCGCTCCAAAAAAGGCGCAAAATCGGGCGATAAGAAAGTTCAGGAAGAAGTAGCCGTTCTCAACCGCCTCAAAGAAGCGCTCGAAAATGGCAAAGCGGCCCGCTCCGTCGAGCTGAGCGACGAAGAGCGCCTGATCGTTCGCGACCTGCACCTGCTGACGATCAAGCCGATGCTCTACGTAGCGAACGTAGCAGAAGACGAAGTCGCCAACACGGAAGAAAACGATCTGGTCAAGAAAGTCCGCGAGTTCGCAACCGGTGAAGGCGCTGAAGTCGTAGTCATCTCGGCCAAAGTTGAATCGGAGATCGCTGAGCTGGAAGGCGAAGACAAGCAGATGTTCCTCGAAGAACTCGGCCTGCAAGAATCCGGTCTCGACCGCCTGATCAAGTCGGCCTACAAACTGCTCGGCCTGATCACCTACTTCACTGCCGGCGTGCAAGAAGTGCGCGCTTGGACGATCACCCGCGGCACGAAAGCGCCGGGCGCAGCAGGCGTCATCCACACCGACTTCGAAAAAGGATTCATCCGCGCCGAGACGGTCGCGTACGACGACCTCGTGCACTACGGCTCGATGAACGCAGCGAAAGAAGCGGGCAAAGTCCGTCTGGAAGGCAAAGAGTACGTCGTCAACGACGGCGACGTCATGCATTTCCGCTTCAACGTGTAA
- a CDS encoding DUF3892 domain-containing protein produces the protein MGEKIIAVNKDQNGDIAEVMTHTGRVISIQQAMQEAAEGKFDSITSLDKEGNWTIANSTGDGQPETGNNLDMLPSFAEAMHEGESLQ, from the coding sequence ATGGGTGAAAAGATCATCGCCGTCAACAAGGACCAGAACGGGGACATTGCGGAAGTGATGACACATACCGGGCGGGTGATTTCCATTCAGCAGGCGATGCAGGAAGCGGCCGAAGGGAAATTTGACTCGATTACGTCTCTGGACAAGGAAGGCAATTGGACGATTGCCAACTCCACCGGGGACGGCCAGCCAGAGACCGGGAACAACTTGGACATGCTCCCGTCTTTTGCAGAAGCGATGCACGAGGGAGAGTCTCTTCAGTAA